TCGTACCGGCGTTTAAAGGATTCTCACGAGTTTTCGCACCTGGCGCGGTCCCGGCGGTGGATGTCATGGTGCTTTTCACTAAAGCGCCAAATGCCACGTTGATTGGTTTTCTGGTGAGCTTCTCTGTGGAACTGGCCTGTATTCTCATTTTCCCGTTTGTCGGATTGCCCATTATTGTTCCGGGCATTATGGCGAGCTTTATTACGGGAGGCGCGGCGGCCATCTTCGGTAACGCCACCGGCGGGTTCCGTGGCGCGATTATTGCCAGTGGTATCAACGGACTGCTGTTATGTGTGTTACCTGCACTGACGTTGCCATTATTCTCACATCTTGGTGCGCAGGGTGTCACATTTGCTGACCCTGATTTCACCCTCTCTTCGCTGATTCTGGACCATCTGATGGGGCTGTTTAAGTAACCACAAAGGCGTCTCGTTATCAGCAGGCCGTCACGGCGATTGATGCCCGGCCTCACTCACAGGCTGGCAAAAAATAATAATCACAGGATTATAAAATCCTGTGATTAGTTTAAACCTCCACCGGTTAACGGTTATTTACGGTTGCTCCACACGGTCTGCACGTTACAGAACTCGCGTAAACCGAAGTGTGAAAGCTCACGACCATAGCCGCTTTTTTTCACGCCACCGAACGCTACGCGCGGGTCTGACGCACTGTAGCCGTTAATAAATACGCCGCCGGTTTCCAGCTCGCCAGTCATCTGTTCTGCCCGTGCCAGGTCGGCGGTATAAATCGTCGCGCTCAGACCAAAATCACTGTCATTCGCCAGTTCGACCGCATGCTCAGCATCGCGTGCAACCGTAATCGCTGCGACCGGGCCAAATAACTCCTGACGGAATGCGGTCATTTGTGGCGTCACGTTGCTCAGAATAGTGGGGGCATAGAAGTTACCTTCGCCAGCAATTTTCTCACCACCGAGCAACAGCGTTGCGCCTTCTGACAGCGTTTCCTGAACCTGCCTGTCCAGCTCATCGCGCAGGTCGTAGCGTGCCATCGGGCCGATGTAGGTGTCGTCGTCCTGCGGGTCGCCGATGACCAGTGCCCGCGTGGCGGCCACAAATTTCTCGGTAAAGGCTTCCAGCACACCTTCTTCAACAATCATACGTTTCGCGGCGGCGCAAACCTGTCCGGTATTCTGATAGCGGCCCGCGACAGCCGCCTTCACCGCTTCATCGAGGTTGGCGTCATTGAGCACGATAAATGGATCAGAGCCGCCCAGCTCCAGCACACATTTCTTCAGTGATTTACCTGCCAGCTCCGCAATAGCACCACCGGCACGCACGCTGCCGGTTACCGTGACGGCAACAATGCGCGGATCAGCAATCAACCCGGCAACATCTGCATTCCCGACATTAATTACGCCAAAGGCCCCTGCCGGAAAACCGGCTTTCAGCGCAGCCTGTTTCACCAGACGGGTCGTGCCCATCACGTTAGGGGCAGGTTTAAGCAGGAACGTATTTCCCGCCAGTAACGCAGGTACCGCGCCGCGCAGGATCTGCCAGACCGGGAAATTCCACGGCATAACCGCCAGGATCATGCCGGAAGGGCGGTAATGAATATGCGCTTCGCCGTTATCGACCATGGTGGGTTCAGGTGCGAGCATCGCCGGGCCCTGCAGGGCATACCATTCGCACAGGCTTGCGGATTTCTCCACTTCAGCGCGCGCCTGTTTAATAGGTTTACCCATTTCGCGGCTGATCATGCGGGAGATGTCTTCACTGGCTTTGCGAAGTTCAGTCGCCAGATTATGCAGATGGGATGCGCGCTGAGCGATATCCGTTTTGCGCCACTGCTTATAGGCCGCGCTGCCTTGTGTGACTGCCATCTCAAGAGTCAGTGCGGTGTCGAAAGGATACTCTGCGATACGCTGGCCGTTGAACGGGTTGAGCGAAATTGCGTGTGTGTCGGGCGTTGTCATTATGTGCTCCTCATTTATCCAGTCCGTTCAGCATAGAGACTTGCGAAGATGAATAAAAATGAATAAAAATAAGTAAACCGTTCACTTTTTGAGAAAGACTATGAATCTGTCACAGCTCGAGATGTTTCGCGCCGTTGCTGAAACCGGCAGTATCAGCGCCGCCGCCCAGCGGGTGCATCGCGTCCCGTCGAATCTGACAACACGCATTAAACAGCTTGAGGCGGAACTGGGCGTCGAATTATTCATCCGCGAGAATCAGCGTCTGCGCCTTTCGCCAGCAGGGCGAAACTTTCTCAGTTACAACAACCGTATTCTCGATTTAGTCGAAGAAGCGCGGGTGTCCGTGGCGGGCACAGAACCGCAGGGGATATTTGCGTTGGGCGCGCTGGAAAGCACTGCAGCGGTGCGGATCCCCACTTTACTGGCGCGTTATCACCAGCAATTCAGCAAGGTTGAACTGGCGCTGAGCACTGGCCCTTCAGGGGAATTGCTGGATAAATTGCTGGAAGGGGCGCTGGAAGCGACGTTTGTCGACGGCCCTGTGCTGCATCCGGTTCTGGATGGCGTGCCAGTGTATAAAGAAGAAATGGTGATTGTCGCCCCCTTACATCACGCGCCTGTGACTCGTGGGCAGGAGGTTAACGGGGAGATTCTGTATGCGTTCCGGTCGAACTGCTCTTATCGTCGCCATTTCGAAAGCTGGTTTGCGGATGATGGCGCTGCGCCGGGGAAAATCTACGAAATGGAGTCTTATCACGGCATGCTGGCTTGTGTGATAGCCGGCGGCGGGCTGGCGCTGATGCCGCGCAGTATGCTGGAAAGTATGCCGGGCAGCAGCACGGTGAGCATCTGGCCGCTGGCCGACAATTATCGTTTTTTGACAACGTGGCTGATATGGCGGCGCGGCGCATTAACCCGCAATCTGACAGAATTTGCGGCTCTGGCCTCTCAGTTAACGGTTAACCTTCCGCCACCTGCAAAATAATCTGCCAGTCCAGTGCGAGCTTCAGCGCCACACACGCGGCGCAAACAATAAAAATGGTCTTAAACATAGGGTAAATAAACATCCTGTGTGACGTGAGTCACATTTTAAAGCGATGCTGCGTAAACCGCTTTAAATTTTTTGTGCAGAAGATGCTTTTCGTCGATTTCCGGCAGGAAAATTTTTAGCGAAATGAATAAGAGTAAGCGTGAGATCCGCATCAAAAGAAAAGAACTGGCCCGATTTGTACATAATAGCAACATATGTTATTCACGCACTGATACTCTTATAAAGAGAGGTAAATTTAGCTTAATAATGTTTTCCTGCTTATTTTGAAGTTCTGCAGGTGATTTGTGCGCTGAAAATTTATTAACCCAGAGTCAATAATTACTTATAAAACTAACGCATTAAAACGCAATAAACCAAAGAGGCTCACGCAGGAATTGTGTAATAGGTTGTAATATTATCCTGACGCAATTGATATCAATATTGGTTTGTGTAGAATCAGAGTCACTAATTTAATGGCACATATCTAAAGTGAGCACATCATGGACAACGCATTAAACGTTTTGAATAATATCCGTACACTTCGGGCTCAGGCTCGCGAAATGCCTTTGAGTACTCTGGAAGAAATTCTTGAGAAACTGACTGCCATTGTTGAAGAAACTCGCGAAAATGCCAAAGCGCGCAGTGCGCAGCAACAAGAGCGCGACGAAAAATTACTGAAATACCGCGAAATGTTGGCAAACGATGGCATCGCGATTGATGACCTGTTGGGCCACCAGAGCGCGAAAGAAACCACTAAAGCCAAACGTAAGCCACGTCCGGCCATTTATGAGTACACAGACACTGACGGTTCTAAAAAAACCTGGACGGGTCAGGGTCGCACGCCTTCTGCCATTAAAGCAGCGCTGGATGGCGGCGCGACACTTGAAAGCTTCCTGATCGCGCGCTGACCTCACGGCTGATGTGCTGCGCTTTTCTGCCCCGCTTTTTAGCCGGGCAGAAAAACGTACTTCACCGCCAGTTTTTATTCTGCTGTTCCCCCTTTTAAAAATTCTCGCGTTTCTGGGGATTTTTTCCTTTTCATTACTCTCCGTCATTGTTCTTAAGGTAAGCTTAAGTCTGCATAAGTAAGGTTAACGTCTCTTCGTTTACCGGAACTTCTATGCGTACCCGATATTCTTTCGTTCAAATTATGCTCCACTGGCTGGTGTTTGTGTTAGTCGTACTGACCTATGCCACGATGGATATAAAAGGGTGGTTTGCAAAAGGCACGCCAGCGAGGGAGTTATTAGCCCTTACGCATTACAGCCTGGGATTTTGCGTATTATTCCTGATGTGTATGCGTCTGTTTGTTCGCGCAATGTATGTCACTCCGCCGGTTAAACCCGCGTTGCCGCGCTGGCAGCATTATTTGTCAGGTTCGGCTCATGTACTTATATATCTGATGTTTTTAAGCTTGCCGGTGCTGGGCATCTTGTCACGTTATTATGGCGGCCATGACTGGACGATGTTTAACATCCTTATGCCTAAAAGTGTTTTTCCGGATCTCCCTTTACAGAAACAGTTTAAAACGCTGCATGAATGGCTCGCGAACGCCGGGTATTATCTTATCGGATTACATGCTCTGGCTGCCCTCTGGCATCACTATCGCCGGCGCGATAACACGCTAATCCGGATGTTACCTTCGCGAAAATAACCCGCGGGTGCGTGGGTCTGAGAAACCGTTGCCAGTTTCTGGTATCAACGGAGCGATTAACGTGACGGAAGGAACAATGATGATATCCAGTGCGAGGGGGCATATTGCCTGCTAATAAATGCGGCAGTATCCTAAAGCCCTTCTAATCAAAAGGATATTGAAATGGATACTATTGAAGAGCTAAACGGAACGTACTTTTATCACGGCCACGCCAATCTGAGTAATCAAGAGTTATTTGGTCTAATTTTTATTGAAAGCTTATCAAATCACCTCGGGTTAGATACTACGGCTACAGTTCTCATTATTACAGGGCAGCCTTACATTCCGGTTCCGGGCAAGATGGTAACTGCAATACCGGGAACAAGCGTGGCGTCAAAGCTATCGAGGGCCCTTTTAAAGCAAGCGAAACTGCCCTTTGGCCTTAAAGCGTGGACGCCGGTTGGTAAGTCGTTCAATACCTTGACTATGCGAAAAACCACAAAATGGGCTGCGCTGATAGATAGATATGTCCCCTTTGTTGGATATGCAATGGCGGTCATATTAATCCAGCAGGTGGCCGCCGAAACCAGATCAAAATATAATTTAATAGCCCGTCCAGAAGATCGTATTGCATGGACATACTTTTAATGGAAGAAAAAGTCTTATCAATGTTCCGCGAGGAAATACCTGGCTACTACGATTTCGATTTGAAAAGAGAGGTTCCGCTTGAGTTTGATACCGAGCTACAAGATTTTGCTCCAGGTGATGATTTCGTATATGCCCTCGAAGCTTATGAAAAAACCTTTAAAGTGGACCTGTCAGTCGTAAATTGGTCCTTCTACTTTCCCTGGGAAAACCTTCCGTTTTTCACTCGCTGGTTTAAGGTTAAGCGTAAGGACATAGAAAAGACCAGAAAGCCCTTAACTGTAAGAATGTTCGCAGAATCGGCTAAGGCGGGTAAATGGCTTTATGATTAAGGGGCTTTAGCCCCTTTTTTAATCATGCGGTTTGGCGATCATTCCACGAGTCAGCAAAGATAATGTTCCCATCATTATGCTTCCAGGTGATTTTCTCGTAACGCAACTCAACAGTTTCCATATGATTTTCATTCGGATTGCTGGCTGCGGCCATTGCTGGTGTAATCGAAACGATACGCACCTTTTCCAACAGCATGTTGAAATACTCCACTTCCTGACCAGCATCATTTATCCGATACCATTTGATTTCAGCTGAAGCAAGGCATTGACCCGTTGCCACTGCCTTGTAGATGTATGGGCTGGACGAATCGAACTCTTTAACCACAAGCAATGGTGAGTGCATACGTGTACCCGTCACTTTGCCCGTAGCGTTATCAGTGGGAATCATTAAGTTGTGGTGAAAACCTCGAACCTCGATACTGTATTCCCGATGTTTGACATCCACACCGCCTTTAATCAGTGCACCGCCGTCGTCTTTAAGCCATAAATATGCCGGGATTGCCATTTCCGAAAATTCCTTTTTAAAAGTGAGGCTTCAAATTATTCCTTTGTTCAGCCAGGCACAATTAGCGACTGTTGTAATAGACTGATTTTCAGATGTTTATTATTCATGGCGGGTTATCATTGGGATGAATGTTGAATGCGCCCGTTCAGCATTTTAATTTGCATAAACAGGCGCAAAAACTTTACTGTTTTACGCCGTTCTTCTGATAAACACACAAATGCGTATACGCCGCCTGCAACAATGGAATAGTAATCCCCACACGCGTTGCGCGCTCAACCAGATCGCCAATAATCTGCTCTGCTTCGATGGGGTAACCCTGCATCATATCGCGGTACATGGAGGAGGTCTGCGGCGAGCTTTTATCGGTTACCGCTTCCCTGACTTTTGCCACGGCAGCGGCGCGTTCCGCGTAGCCAAAGGCTTTCATGGTGGTCAGCGCTTCGGTGACGATGGCATTCGCAAACTCCGTCCCGCCCGGCTCAGAAGCCACTTGGCCGATATTGCCGCGCATGGTGCAGGTGATGGCGCCGAAGCTTGAAAGCAGCAGCCATTTCTCCCACAAATCACTGATAATGGTTTCAGAAAGCACCGCCTCGATATCCGCACTCTGGAATGCCTGATCGACTTTCAGGATGCGTTCAGTTTTTTCGCCGGAGAGTTCACCGTAAATAATCTGATGCATTGGCGTCATCTGGTGAATATGTCCGTCAGTATCCAGCGTCGCGTTGATTTTGCACAAACCACCGATTAACGCATGCTCACCAAAACGCAGGCTCAGCGTCTCCATATGTTTCATCCCGTTAAGTACCGGCATCACCATGGTGTTTTCACCGACAACCGGTGCGATATCTTTCATTGCCGCTTCCAGCCCGAAACTTTTTACAGTCAGCAAAATCAGGTCATAAGGCCCGGTCAGCTGCGATGCCTGTAAGACATTGGGCTGGAAATGGAAATCACCGTGCGGACTGTGAATCGTCAGCCCGTTTTGCTCAACCACAAGCGCGCGTTTTTCACGTAAAAGAAACGTCACATCCTGCCCGGCCTGCGCCAGCCGCGCACCAAAATATCCGCCGGTCGCGCCAGCTCCCACCACTAAAATTCTCATGCGTTATCCTTTTTTATCAAGACATTCAGAAACCCTGTGTTTGTTTAAACTACGGGAGGAGGGCGGCAGGGATCAAGAGCCATGATGAATGAGGGATTTTTGAAGATTTTGCCGCGTGATACTATGCCCCATCACTATTTCAACAAGGAGCACTGAATGGCAGGTTATCAGCCTCCGTACAGTATCACACCGCAGATCCTCAACCGGGTTGTGGACGTCGGGGAATTGCTGGGGCGTTGGGCTGCGCATGCTGAACAGTCATCTGTGCTGCTGCGAAAAGAAAACCGTATCCGCACGATTCAGGCTTCACTCGCTATCGAACACAACAGCCTGTCGACACCGCAGGTGACCGCCATTATGGAAGGCAAACGCGTGCTGGCGCCGCAAAAAGATATTCAGGAAGTGCGTAACGCCATTCTGACGTACGAACAGTTACCGGCATTGAAAAGTCATCGTCTTGAGGATGTTCTGAAAGCTCACCAGACGCTGATGCTCGGACTGGTGGATGCGCCCGGCCACCTGCGCAGCGGCAATGTGGGTGTGTATCGTGACAATCGGCTGATTCATATGGCACCACCGGCCGGGCAACTCCCGCGTCTGATATCAGATTTGCTGAACTGGCTGAAGGAAACGGATATCCACCCGCTCATCGCCAGTTCGATTTTCCATTATGAGTTTGAATTTATTCACCCGTTTGCCGACGGTAACGGCAGGATGGGGCGCTTATGGCAGACGCTGATCCTCAGCCAGTGGCGTTCAGAGTTCGCCTGGCTGCCGGTAGAAACGCTGATCCATAATCAGCAGCAGGATTACTACCGCATTCTTGGCGAATGCGATCGTGCCAGTGACTGCACGGCATTTATCAGTTTTATGCTCGATAAACTGGCGGAAGCATTACGTGAAGGCATTGAAACGCAATCCTCACACTGAACGTCAATGACTCATTCGACACCCCCCGCCCGAAGACGGGGGAGTTACACCGCTATTTCCCCCGCGCCAGAACCTTGCGGTACAGCACCGGCAGTGAAATCACCACGATCAACATCGCACCGACAATCACCGACATCACGATGCCCGGCACATTCAGCAGACTGAGGCCGAAAGTCAGCAGCCCCATCAGAAACGCGGCAATAATTACGCCGGTCATGCTGCCGGAACCACCGAGCACGCTGACACCGCCGAGCACGGCCATGGTAATCACGCTCAGTTCCCAGCCGAGAGCCAGTGTTGGCCGCGTACTGCCGAGGCGCGAGGTCAGCAAAACGGCCGCCAGTCCGGACATTACGCCGACCAGCACGAACAGCGTCAGATTATGGCGTTTCACGTTAATCCCGGAGTACCACGCGGCGACCGGATTGTTGCCGATGGCATAGGTGCGGCGTCCAAAGTTAGTTTTGTGCAGCAGGAAATAAAACACCGCGCCCAGCACCAGGAACAGCGCGAATTCAAACGACAAGGGCCCCCAGACATAGCCCTGACCAAACCACGCGAAACTGGCGGGATATTTATTCAGCGACTGATCGCCCAGTAGCACGTAGGTGATGCCACGGAACAAGCTCATGGTGCCGATGGTAATCACGATAGACGACAAATTCAGCCGGGTGACCAGCAGGCCGTTAATCAGCCCGCACAACAGGCCGACGCTCAATCCGACACCCACCAGCGCCGGTGTTGGCAAACCGGCCTGCGCGCAGAATCCCATAATGGTGGAACTCAGCGCCATGGTTGAAGCGACCGACAAATCGATTTCCCGGGCGATAATCAGCATCGCCATCGGCAGCACAATGATGGCTTTTTCGGTGAAGTTAAACGTTGCGTCCGACAGGTTCCATATATTGAGGAAATACGGCGAGGCGAACGCATTCACCACAAATACCAGCAGCGTCACCAGCAGTAAAAATCCTTCCCAGCACATCAGGCGGCGGAAAAACGGCGTGACAGCCATGGTGGTGTTTTCTCCGGCAGCGGAATGCGGCGTGTTGCGCGACGTTAAGGTCTTGTTCATGATCTTACCCCGGTTTCAGTTCGCACAGGCTGGACGGCGGGAGAGTGGCGCAGAATCAGCCGTCCTTTACGTTTGTTGGCGCGTTCGTTGAGGATGACGGCGATCACAATCACGCCGCCAGAAATCGCCATCTGCCAGAACGGCGACACTTCAATCACCGGCAGGGCATTGTTGATGACGCCGAGGAACAGCGCGCCCAGCAGGCAACCGACCACCGAGCCGATGCCGCCCATGGTGCTGATCCCGCCAATGACGCAGGCTGCAACAATTTGTAATTCAAAGCCGTTGGCGACGTCCACGTAAGCCACGGCGAAGCGTGAGATCCACAGATAGCCGCAGAAACCCGCCAGCGCGCCGGAAAGGCAGAAGCTGACGAACTGCATTTTGCCTGCGTTGATGCCGGTGTAATACGCCGCCGTGGCGTTGCCGCCAGCCGTGTAAAGTGCCCGTCCGGTCCGGCTGTAACGCAGGAAATACGCCACCAGAATCAGCGCGGCAATCGCACACCAGCCAAGCAGCGGCAGACCAATAAAGGTGGCGCGTGGCAGACTGAGGAATTCCGGGCTCATCTGATGGGCATTGATCCAGCCGCCGTTTGAGAGCAGGAAGATAATGCCGCGATAAATGCTCATGGTGCCGAGCGTCACCACAATCGGCGGAATACCGACTTTCCATACCAGGAGGCCATTAATTGCGCCCATCACCAGCCCGAGTACGGTTGCCAGTAACACCAGTGACCACACCGGAATATCCGGATGATGGAAGTTAATCAGCGCGACGATCATGCCGGTCAGCGCCAGATTGGCGGCCATCGACAAATCGATACCTTTGGTCAGCAAAACCATCATCTGCCCGAGCGCCAGGATGATCAGAATCGAGGTATCGTTAAACATCTCCAGCAGGTTTCCGGCACCGATAAACTCCGGCGAGCGCACGCCGACGCCCAGCACCATCAGCACTATCACCACCGCCAGCAGCAGCTCGCGGTATTTCAGCAGGTTTCTGATCATGCTGCCTCCTCGCCCGCGCCGCTGGCGGCACTGACAATCATTTCTGCGCTGGCTTCACCGGCGTTGAATTCGGCGACCATCAGTCCTTCATGCATCACAATGATGCGATCGGCCATGCCCATGACTTCCGGTAATTCGGAAGACACCATAATCACCGCCAGCCCGCGCCCGACCAGTTCAGACATAAACTGATGCACTGCCGCTTTCGAGCCGATATCAATGCCTTTGGTCGGTTCATCGAGAATGATGATGTCCGGTTTGGTCGCCAGCCATTTGGCGATCACCACTTTCTGCTGATTTCCGCCCGACAGCGTGCCGACGGCCTGTTTCCAGCTTGACGCTTTCACCTGCAACCGTCTGGCGTAATCATCGGCCAGCGCCCACTCTTTTTTGTCGTTGAGCACGCCGCGCGGATTAAGCTGGCTGAGCTGCGGCAGGCTGATGTTCTGGCTGATGGGCAAATCAATAATCGCGCCTTGTTTCTGGCGCTCTTCCGGCACATACACAATCCCCGCGCGGATGGCCTGAGAAGGGCGGGAAAAATGGTGTTCTTTGCCGTTGATCAGAATTTTGCCGCCGTTCGGTTGCGTGACGCCAAATAACGCCTGCATCAGTTCGGTTCTTCCCGCACCGACCAGCCCGTAAAAACCGAGGATTTCGCCTTTGCGCAGTGAGAAGTTAATGCCTGCGAATTCGGTCGGATGGCTGAGGTTTTGCACTTCCAGTACCGTGTCGCCCGGTTTGCAGTTCACTTTCGGGTAAGCCTGACTGACTTCACGTCCTACCATCATGGTCACCATCTGCTGTTCACTGATGTCGCTGATTTTGCCGGAGCCGACATAGCTGCCGTCGCGCAAAACGGTGTAGTAATCGGAAATGGAGAAGATCTCGTCGAATTTGTGCGAGATAAACAGAATCGCTTTACCCTCCTGTTTCAGGCGTTCGACAATCTGATAAAACTCAACGATTTCATGCTGAGACAGGGCGGCGGTGGGTTCGTCGAGAATGACCACCTGCGCATCAAACGACAGCGCACGGGCGATGGCCACCATATGGCGCTGCGCGATGCTTAACTCTTTCAGAATGGCATGCGGATCAATGTTTACTTCCAGACGCGTCAGAATATCGCGTGCCTGCTGATGCATCGCCGGCCAGTTCAGACATTTAAAAATGCCGCGGTAAAGATAGTGACCGACGAAGATATTCTCGGTCACGGAAAGCTCGTCAAACAGCACGGTTTCCTGATGAATGGCGGTGATGCCGATTTTGTGTGCGGATTCCGGATTCGGCAGTTTTATCGGAATGGCTTTATAGTGCAACTCGCCTTCTTCCGGCTGATAAATGCCGGTCATGACTTTCACCAGCGTCGATTTCCCCGCGCCGTTTTCGCCAATCAGGGCGGTTACTTTTCCCGGATACAAATCCACATGAACGTTATTTAACGCCCTGACACCCGGAAAGACTTTGCTGATGCCCTTCAATGACAACAACGGTGTCGCTGAATCACTCATGGAGTTTCCCCTGTCTGGCTAAGTACAACAAAACGGCTGAACGGTAACCCGGTCAGCCGCATTCAGGATCAGAAGATTTTAGAGAATTTATCGATGTTGCTGGCGTCGTAGACAAACGGTTCAGCCATTGCGCCGCTGCCGTCTGCATCGAGTTTCACTTTGCCTAAACGGCCCATGCTGGCTTCGGTTTTAGTGGCGGTGCCTTTCACCAAATCATCAGCCAGATAAGTGGCGGCGTAACCCAGATCAATCGGGTTCCAGATAGCAAAACTTTTGGTTGCGCCCGATTTTATTGCGCCCGCCATTTCAGACGGCAGCCCCAGTCCCGTTACATACACCTTGCCGATTTTGCCCTGATCTTTCACTGCCTGTGCGGCCGCCACGATACCCACGGAAGAAGGGGAAATAATCACTTTCAGGTCCGGATAGGATTTCAGCAGGCCAATGGTTTCGCGGTAGCTTTTATCTGACAGATCATCGCCATAAGCGACCGTCACCAGATTCACCGAAGGGTATTTCGGCAGCACTTTTTTCATTTCCGCAATCCACAGATTCTGGTTGGTGGAGGTTGGCGTGGCGCTCAGGATGGCTACATCGCCTTTTTCTACGTTCAGGGCTTTCAGCGCATCGGCGGCCAGTTTGACGTTGGTTTCGCCAATCAGCGCGTTGTTAGACGGATTAAGGTGGATCTGGCGGCCCTCTTTGGCGACACCGGAATCCCACGACACGACTTTAATGCCACGTTGCATGGCTTTTTTCAGCACCGGCACCAGCGCATCCGGGTCATTGGCGGAGACAGCAATGGCATCGACGCCCTGGGCGATCAGGCCATTGAGCACTTCTATTTGCGCCTCGGCGGTAGTGGTGGTTGGGCCGGTATAAATCACTTTCACATCGCCCAGTTCTTTAGCTGCCTGCTGTGCGCCAACGTTTGCTGCTTCAAAAAAACCATTACCCAACGATTTTGCTACCAGGGCGATCTTCACTTCTGCCGATGCCGCGCCTGCCAGCAGGATGCTGCTCGCCATCAGGGTAAGGCTCAGTACGTGTTTTAATTTCATTTTTTGTACTCCGCATAAGTCCGCATAAAGTTTAACGACCAAAAAGTTGCCGACGCGCCAGGCGCATGATCACGACTCTAGGAGGTTGCTGACAGCCTCACCTTTCCGCGAGTGCCAGTTCAGTGCGAACTATGGCAAAGACGCAAAGGTTTGAGCGAACAACCTCACAATTTGATAACAATCTTATTTCAGGCAGGCTAAACGGTCAGAAAAACACACATTACCGGTTTCAGAAGACCGCACTGAAATAAGGCATAAAGCTACGCAGTACGCCGGATTGCACCGGATTTCATCAGGCGGGAAATGTTTTGTTCAAAAGCGGCTGGCGGATCACAGTTTCAGCCCGATGGCTGCCCCGGCGACGACTAAGATATTACGATAGTGTTAATAAGGAGTCGGAAATGACCGTGTTACGCAGTAGTGAGTATTTCCCCTCAGGAGATTTCCCGGTCGCCATTGAACCCCGTTATCCGCAGGAAACTTTTCCTGAACATCATCATCAGGATTTCAATGAAATTGTCCTGGTCGAGCAAGGTACCGGCACGCACGTTTTTAATGACCAGCCGCTGATCCTCAGCGCGGGGAGCGTCTGTTTTGTGCGTCACAGCGACCATCATCTTTATGAAGATACCGAAAACCTGCATCTGACCAACGTGCTGTATCGCAGCCCGAACGCGTTTCGTTTCCTTAATGGCGTCGGTGATTTATTGC
This is a stretch of genomic DNA from Rahnella aceris. It encodes these proteins:
- a CDS encoding aldehyde dehydrogenase family protein, giving the protein MTTPDTHAISLNPFNGQRIAEYPFDTALTLEMAVTQGSAAYKQWRKTDIAQRASHLHNLATELRKASEDISRMISREMGKPIKQARAEVEKSASLCEWYALQGPAMLAPEPTMVDNGEAHIHYRPSGMILAVMPWNFPVWQILRGAVPALLAGNTFLLKPAPNVMGTTRLVKQAALKAGFPAGAFGVINVGNADVAGLIADPRIVAVTVTGSVRAGGAIAELAGKSLKKCVLELGGSDPFIVLNDANLDEAVKAAVAGRYQNTGQVCAAAKRMIVEEGVLEAFTEKFVAATRALVIGDPQDDDTYIGPMARYDLRDELDRQVQETLSEGATLLLGGEKIAGEGNFYAPTILSNVTPQMTAFRQELFGPVAAITVARDAEHAVELANDSDFGLSATIYTADLARAEQMTGELETGGVFINGYSASDPRVAFGGVKKSGYGRELSHFGLREFCNVQTVWSNRK
- the ptrR gene encoding putrescine utilization regulator PtrR; this encodes MNLSQLEMFRAVAETGSISAAAQRVHRVPSNLTTRIKQLEAELGVELFIRENQRLRLSPAGRNFLSYNNRILDLVEEARVSVAGTEPQGIFALGALESTAAVRIPTLLARYHQQFSKVELALSTGPSGELLDKLLEGALEATFVDGPVLHPVLDGVPVYKEEMVIVAPLHHAPVTRGQEVNGEILYAFRSNCSYRRHFESWFADDGAAPGKIYEMESYHGMLACVIAGGGLALMPRSMLESMPGSSTVSIWPLADNYRFLTTWLIWRRGALTRNLTEFAALASQLTVNLPPPAK
- a CDS encoding H-NS family histone-like protein, with protein sequence MDNALNVLNNIRTLRAQAREMPLSTLEEILEKLTAIVEETRENAKARSAQQQERDEKLLKYREMLANDGIAIDDLLGHQSAKETTKAKRKPRPAIYEYTDTDGSKKTWTGQGRTPSAIKAALDGGATLESFLIAR
- a CDS encoding cytochrome b, with the translated sequence MRTRYSFVQIMLHWLVFVLVVLTYATMDIKGWFAKGTPARELLALTHYSLGFCVLFLMCMRLFVRAMYVTPPVKPALPRWQHYLSGSAHVLIYLMFLSLPVLGILSRYYGGHDWTMFNILMPKSVFPDLPLQKQFKTLHEWLANAGYYLIGLHALAALWHHYRRRDNTLIRMLPSRK
- a CDS encoding STM2901 family protein — encoded protein: MDTIEELNGTYFYHGHANLSNQELFGLIFIESLSNHLGLDTTATVLIITGQPYIPVPGKMVTAIPGTSVASKLSRALLKQAKLPFGLKAWTPVGKSFNTLTMRKTTKWAALIDRYVPFVGYAMAVILIQQVAAETRSKYNLIARPEDRIAWTYF
- a CDS encoding DUF1493 family protein, whose translation is MDILLMEEKVLSMFREEIPGYYDFDLKREVPLEFDTELQDFAPGDDFVYALEAYEKTFKVDLSVVNWSFYFPWENLPFFTRWFKVKRKDIEKTRKPLTVRMFAESAKAGKWLYD
- a CDS encoding Hcp family type VI secretion system effector, translated to MAIPAYLWLKDDGGALIKGGVDVKHREYSIEVRGFHHNLMIPTDNATGKVTGTRMHSPLLVVKEFDSSSPYIYKAVATGQCLASAEIKWYRINDAGQEVEYFNMLLEKVRIVSITPAMAAASNPNENHMETVELRYEKITWKHNDGNIIFADSWNDRQTA
- the panE gene encoding 2-dehydropantoate 2-reductase — protein: MRILVVGAGATGGYFGARLAQAGQDVTFLLREKRALVVEQNGLTIHSPHGDFHFQPNVLQASQLTGPYDLILLTVKSFGLEAAMKDIAPVVGENTMVMPVLNGMKHMETLSLRFGEHALIGGLCKINATLDTDGHIHQMTPMHQIIYGELSGEKTERILKVDQAFQSADIEAVLSETIISDLWEKWLLLSSFGAITCTMRGNIGQVASEPGGTEFANAIVTEALTTMKAFGYAERAAAVAKVREAVTDKSSPQTSSMYRDMMQGYPIEAEQIIGDLVERATRVGITIPLLQAAYTHLCVYQKNGVKQ
- a CDS encoding ABC transporter permease, whose translation is MAVTPFFRRLMCWEGFLLLVTLLVFVVNAFASPYFLNIWNLSDATFNFTEKAIIVLPMAMLIIAREIDLSVASTMALSSTIMGFCAQAGLPTPALVGVGLSVGLLCGLINGLLVTRLNLSSIVITIGTMSLFRGITYVLLGDQSLNKYPASFAWFGQGYVWGPLSFEFALFLVLGAVFYFLLHKTNFGRRTYAIGNNPVAAWYSGINVKRHNLTLFVLVGVMSGLAAVLLTSRLGSTRPTLALGWELSVITMAVLGGVSVLGGSGSMTGVIIAAFLMGLLTFGLSLLNVPGIVMSVIVGAMLIVVISLPVLYRKVLARGK